In Arcobacter ellisii, a genomic segment contains:
- a CDS encoding sensor histidine kinase, whose protein sequence is MKGSIKSKLTFIILAVTTITSAIGYIGFISWYMNEQYKKTIELSNTIGIVISQDVGKLILLDDVSAAADISTQLKSFTNLQKLVLYKKDGKPILQYNIDNKSFDVPKIDFKNIDEISKNENLITIYHKANYQDTYLGVVFFEFKVESLSDIIKKDIFVIILIFMYVLGISFILAKTFATKFTEPVLKLVSFLERIDKTESLSKRVITSEKNEFGKLYKEVNTMLERIENSYYILKVASAAFETQSGMIITDANQKILQVNKSFSKITGYTLDEVIGKKPALFKSGLHNKEFYDKMFDSLRKNNFWMGEITNIKKDGSLINEHLIIQSVLNEKNEVIYYVASFLDTTKQKEIENQLEINQQILLQQAKLAAMGEMLENIAHQWKQPLSIITTLTSGILLNKELNILTDEFLKDGLNNITNSVKYMSKTIDDFRNFYNNKLEKKEFSIKNSIEKSLVLLSSKLMKNNVIIVKNIEDIEILGNENELIQVYMNILNNAMDSLENLKDEIKIIKITGRIEGNKAYIEFLDNAGGINEEIIDKIFDSHFTTKDATKGTGIGLYMSRIIISKAKGELNVFNKTFDFKEKSYKGANFIITLPLK, encoded by the coding sequence ATGAAAGGTTCTATAAAAAGTAAATTAACTTTTATTATTTTAGCTGTAACAACAATTACAAGTGCAATAGGTTATATCGGTTTTATCTCTTGGTATATGAATGAACAATATAAAAAAACAATAGAATTATCAAATACAATTGGTATAGTTATTTCTCAAGATGTAGGAAAACTTATACTTTTAGATGATGTATCAGCAGCAGCTGATATTTCAACTCAATTAAAATCTTTTACAAATCTTCAAAAATTAGTTTTATATAAAAAAGATGGAAAGCCTATTTTACAGTATAACATTGATAATAAAAGTTTTGATGTTCCAAAAATTGATTTTAAAAATATAGATGAAATTTCAAAAAATGAAAATCTAATTACAATTTATCACAAAGCAAATTATCAAGATACATATTTAGGAGTTGTTTTTTTTGAGTTTAAAGTAGAATCTTTAAGTGATATTATAAAAAAAGATATTTTTGTAATAATCCTAATTTTTATGTATGTTTTAGGAATTTCATTTATTCTTGCAAAAACATTTGCAACAAAGTTTACAGAACCAGTTTTAAAATTAGTCTCTTTTCTTGAAAGAATTGATAAAACAGAATCTTTAAGTAAAAGAGTAATAACAAGTGAAAAAAATGAGTTTGGTAAGTTGTATAAAGAAGTTAATACAATGCTAGAACGAATTGAAAACTCTTATTATATTTTAAAAGTTGCATCAGCTGCATTTGAAACTCAAAGTGGAATGATAATTACAGATGCAAATCAAAAAATTCTTCAAGTAAATAAATCTTTTTCAAAAATTACAGGTTATACTCTTGATGAAGTTATAGGTAAAAAACCAGCTCTTTTTAAATCAGGATTACATAATAAAGAGTTTTATGACAAGATGTTTGATTCATTAAGAAAGAATAATTTTTGGATGGGTGAAATTACGAATATAAAAAAAGATGGTTCACTTATAAATGAGCATTTGATTATTCAATCTGTTTTAAATGAAAAGAATGAAGTAATTTATTATGTTGCCTCTTTTTTAGATACAACAAAACAAAAAGAGATTGAAAATCAATTGGAAATAAATCAACAAATTTTATTACAACAAGCAAAACTTGCAGCAATGGGAGAGATGCTAGAAAATATTGCTCATCAATGGAAACAGCCTTTATCTATAATCACAACTTTGACTTCTGGAATTCTTTTAAATAAAGAGTTGAATATATTAACCGATGAGTTTTTAAAAGATGGACTTAATAACATAACAAATTCAGTTAAATATATGTCAAAAACAATTGATGATTTTAGAAATTTTTATAATAACAAATTAGAAAAAAAAGAGTTTTCTATTAAAAATTCTATTGAAAAATCTTTAGTATTACTTTCATCTAAATTGATGAAAAATAATGTAATTATTGTTAAAAATATTGAAGATATTGAAATTTTAGGTAATGAAAATGAACTTATTCAGGTTTATATGAATATTTTGAATAATGCTATGGATTCATTGGAAAATTTAAAAGATGAAATTAAAATCATAAAAATAACTGGAAGAATTGAAGGAAATAAAGCATATATTGAGTTTTTAGATAATGCTGGTGGAATAAATGAAGAGATTATTGATAAAATTTTTGATAGTCATTTTACAACAAAAGATGCGACAAAAGGAACAGGAATTGGTTTATATATGTCAAGAATTATTATATCAAAGGCAAAAGGAGAATTAAATGTTTTTAATAAAACATTTGATTTTAAAGAAAAAAGCTACAAAGGTGCAAATTTTATAATAACTTTGCCTCTTAAATAA
- the fliP gene encoding flagellar type III secretion system pore protein FliP (The bacterial flagellar biogenesis protein FliP forms a type III secretion system (T3SS)-type pore required for flagellar assembly.): protein MKIIISFLLFSILAFAEDTAPIVNLSVAALNEPAQFVKTINIAVILTLMVLAPTLILMVTSFTRIVIVFSLLRQAMGLQQTPPTQIVISLALILTIFIMEPYAKKSWEEGIVPYMDEKIGYEEAFEKGVKPFKEFMIKNTREADLALFYRIKKEPNPKNIDDVPLTLLMPAFIVSELRTAFEIGFLIFLPFLVIDIIVASILMSLGMMMLPPVMISLPIKIIFFIIIDGWQLIIGNLAQSFK from the coding sequence TTGAAAATTATAATTTCTTTTTTACTTTTTTCTATTTTAGCCTTTGCAGAAGATACAGCTCCTATTGTAAATCTTTCTGTTGCTGCATTAAATGAACCTGCCCAATTTGTAAAAACAATAAATATTGCAGTTATTTTAACTTTAATGGTGCTTGCACCAACACTAATACTTATGGTTACTTCATTTACTAGAATTGTAATTGTATTTTCACTTTTAAGACAAGCAATGGGTTTACAACAAACTCCACCAACTCAAATTGTAATTTCTCTAGCACTTATATTAACTATTTTTATTATGGAACCTTATGCTAAGAAATCTTGGGAAGAGGGAATTGTTCCTTATATGGATGAAAAAATTGGATATGAAGAAGCTTTTGAAAAAGGTGTTAAACCTTTTAAAGAGTTTATGATTAAAAATACAAGAGAAGCTGATTTAGCACTATTTTACAGAATAAAAAAAGAACCAAATCCTAAAAATATTGATGATGTACCATTAACTCTTTTAATGCCTGCATTTATTGTTAGTGAATTAAGAACAGCATTTGAAATAGGATTTTTAATCTTTTTACCATTTCTAGTAATTGATATTATCGTTGCTTCAATTCTTATGAGTCTAGGGATGATGATGTTACCACCAGTTATGATTTCACTACCTATTAAAATCATCTTTTTCATCATAATAGATGGATGGCAATTAATAATTGGAAATCTAGCACAATCCTTTAAATAG